A single Phoenix dactylifera cultivar Barhee BC4 chromosome 1, palm_55x_up_171113_PBpolish2nd_filt_p, whole genome shotgun sequence DNA region contains:
- the LOC103721023 gene encoding uncharacterized protein LOC103721023 isoform X3, with protein sequence MDSENLKDVIDLETGTSRTSSAQEGSDNSFSSGNAKKLLTRVWSGLGGLMMGEEAVNLGNVFSCSIDGCYENGEILAKERFDREDNVGPFKKIVETDRPRRKASKRPPKPPRPPKSLSLNAFDQKLVNEISELAMLRQARIERMKMLKKKRNTKAASSNTNLCAMVITILFFLIIIWKVVFCPRGH encoded by the exons ATGgattcagaaaatttaaaagatgTCATTGATCTTGAGACTGGCACAAGTAGGACAAGCAGTGCACAAGAAGGATCTGACAACAGTTTCAGTAGTGGGAATGCAAAGAAGTTGTTGACTAGAGTCTGGAGTGGCCTTGGTGGATTGATGATGGGTGAAGAAGCTGTTAACTTGGGTAATGTTTTCTCCTGTTCTATTGATGGTTGTTATGAGAACGGAGAAATTTTAGCAAAAGAGAGGTTTGACAGAGAGGACAATGTGGGTCCTTTTAAGAAGATAGTAGAAACTGATAGGCCAAGAAGGAAGGCTTCCAAAAGGCCTCCAAAACCACCCCGGCCTCCCAAGTCTCTGTCACTGAATGCTTTTGACCAGAAGTTAGTCAACGAGATATCTGAGCTTGCCATGTTGAGGCAGGCAAGAATTGAACGAATGAAGATgctaaagaagaaaaggaacacCAAGGCAGCATCTTCGAACACCAACTTGTGTGCCATGGTTATCACCattctcttcttcctcatcaTTATATGGAAAG TTGTGTTCTGTCCACGAGGACATTGA
- the LOC103721023 gene encoding uncharacterized protein LOC103721023 isoform X4 has protein sequence MDSENLKDVIDLETGTSRTSSAQEGSDNSFSSGNAKKLLTRVWSGLGGLMMGEEAVNLGNVFSCSIDGCYENGEILAKERFDREDNVGPFKKIVETDRPRRKASKRPPKPPRPPKSLSLNAFDQKLVNEISELAMLRQARIERMKMLKKKRNTKAASSNTNLCAMVITILFFLIIIWKAL, from the exons ATGgattcagaaaatttaaaagatgTCATTGATCTTGAGACTGGCACAAGTAGGACAAGCAGTGCACAAGAAGGATCTGACAACAGTTTCAGTAGTGGGAATGCAAAGAAGTTGTTGACTAGAGTCTGGAGTGGCCTTGGTGGATTGATGATGGGTGAAGAAGCTGTTAACTTGGGTAATGTTTTCTCCTGTTCTATTGATGGTTGTTATGAGAACGGAGAAATTTTAGCAAAAGAGAGGTTTGACAGAGAGGACAATGTGGGTCCTTTTAAGAAGATAGTAGAAACTGATAGGCCAAGAAGGAAGGCTTCCAAAAGGCCTCCAAAACCACCCCGGCCTCCCAAGTCTCTGTCACTGAATGCTTTTGACCAGAAGTTAGTCAACGAGATATCTGAGCTTGCCATGTTGAGGCAGGCAAGAATTGAACGAATGAAGATgctaaagaagaaaaggaacacCAAGGCAGCATCTTCGAACACCAACTTGTGTGCCATGGTTATCACCattctcttcttcctcatcaTTATATGGAAAG CATTATAG
- the LOC103721023 gene encoding uncharacterized protein LOC103721023 isoform X2, whose product MDSENLKDVIDLETGTSRTSSAQEGSDNSFSSGNAKKLLTRVWSGLGGLMMGEEAVNLGNVFSCSIDGCYENGEILAKERFDREDNVGPFKKIVETDRPRRKASKRPPKPPRPPKSLSLNAFDQKLVNEISELAMLRQARIERMKMLKKKRNTKAASSNTNLCAMVITILFFLIIIWKGILAVYVYGEAGRCVIVAGFGRVKRIDISILKRNKTRYHG is encoded by the exons ATGgattcagaaaatttaaaagatgTCATTGATCTTGAGACTGGCACAAGTAGGACAAGCAGTGCACAAGAAGGATCTGACAACAGTTTCAGTAGTGGGAATGCAAAGAAGTTGTTGACTAGAGTCTGGAGTGGCCTTGGTGGATTGATGATGGGTGAAGAAGCTGTTAACTTGGGTAATGTTTTCTCCTGTTCTATTGATGGTTGTTATGAGAACGGAGAAATTTTAGCAAAAGAGAGGTTTGACAGAGAGGACAATGTGGGTCCTTTTAAGAAGATAGTAGAAACTGATAGGCCAAGAAGGAAGGCTTCCAAAAGGCCTCCAAAACCACCCCGGCCTCCCAAGTCTCTGTCACTGAATGCTTTTGACCAGAAGTTAGTCAACGAGATATCTGAGCTTGCCATGTTGAGGCAGGCAAGAATTGAACGAATGAAGATgctaaagaagaaaaggaacacCAAGGCAGCATCTTCGAACACCAACTTGTGTGCCATGGTTATCACCattctcttcttcctcatcaTTATATGGAAAG GTATATTGGCTGTGTATGTCTATGGAGAAGCAGGCAGATGTGTAATTGTAGCAGGATTTGGGAGAGTGAAAAGGATTGATATCTCCAtcttgaaaagaaataaaacaag
- the LOC103721022 gene encoding galactokinase: MAHEELPVPIYSSLEPVYGEGSPLEEAQIRFQTLKAKFVELFGQEPELYARSPGRVNLIGEHIDYEGYSVLPMAIRHDTIVAIRKHDAGEPQKVLRIGNVNGKYSMCTYPADPNQAIDLKNHKWGHYFICGYKGFYEFAKSKGIDVGVPFGLDVVVDGIVPTGSGLSSSAAFVCSATIAIMAVFSKNFPKKEIAQLTCECERHIGTQSGGMDQAISVMAKTGFAELIDFNPIRASDVQLPAGGTFVIAHSLAESQKAVTAATNYNNRVVECRLAAIVLAIKLGMKPAEAISNVKTLSDVEGMCVKFADSHGYSDPGVAVKELLKEEPYTAEDVEKVTGESLTTIFADSPTSLDVLRAAKHFKLFQRASHVYSEAKRVHVFRDTVLSKLSDEDMLKKLGDLMNESHYSCSVLYECSCPELEELVKICRDNGALGARLTGAGWGGCAVALVKESLVPQFILNLKEKFYHLRIDRGVINKNDLGLYVFASKPSSGAAVLKF; this comes from the exons ATGGCGCACGAGGAGCTTCCGGTCCCGATCTACTCCTCCCTGGAGCCGGTCTACGGCGAGGGATCGCCGCTGGAGGAGGCGCAGATCCGGTTCCAGACGCTCAAGGCCAAGTTTGTCGAGCTCTTTGGCCAGGAGCCGGAGCTCTACGCTCGATCGCCGG GGAGGGTGAATCTGATAGGGGAGCACATTGATTACGAGGGGTACTCGGTGCTGCCGATGGCGATAAGGCATGACACGATCGTGGCGATCAGGAAGCACGATGCCGGGGAGCCGCAGAAGGTGCTCCGGATTGGGAATGTCAATGGAAAGTATTCCATGTGTACTTACCCTGCGGATCCTAATCAA GCAATTGATTTGAAGAACCACAAGTGGGGACATTATTTTATTTGCGG GTACAAAGGGTTTTACGAGTTTGCTAAATCAAAAGGAATAGATGTTGGTGTACCTTTTGGCCTTGATGTTGTTGTTGACGGGATTGTTCCCACAG GGTCTGGGTTATCAAGCTCTGCAGCATTTGTTTGCTCTGCCACAATTGCTATAATGGCTGTTTTCAGCAAGAATTTCCCCAAG AAAGAAATTGCTCAACTTACATGTGAATGTGAACGCCATATTGGAACGCAATCTGGAGGCATGGACCAG GCGATCTCTGTCATGGCCAAAACTGGATTTGCTGAGTTAATAGATTTCAATCCTATCCGTGCAAGTGATGTGCAATTACCTGCTGGTGGTACTTTTGTAATTGCGCATTCGCTGGCAGAATCTCAGAAGGCAGTGACAGCTGCAACAAATTATAATAACCGTGTTGTAGAATGCCGCTTGGCTGCC ATTGTTCTCGCCATAAAGCTAGGAATGAAACCAGCTGAAGCAATCTCCAATGTGAAGACTCTATCTGATGTTGAAGGGATGTGTGTCAAATTTGCTGATAGCCATGGATATTCTGATCCTGGAGTGGCTGTTAAG GAACTACTGAAAGAGGAGCCTTACACTGCTGAAGATGTCGAGAAGGTCACTGGAGAAAGTCTTACCACCATTTTTGCAGACTCTCCAACTTCGTTAGATGTTTTAAGAGCTGCTAAGCATTTTAAGTTGTTTCag CGTGCCTCCCATGTTTACTCCGAGGCAAAGCGTGTTCATGTATTTAGGGACACCGTCTTATCAAAACTCAG TGACGAGGACATGCTTAAAAAACTTGGTGACCTGATGAATGAGAGCCACTATAGTTGCAGTGTACTTTATGAGTGCAG CTGCCCAGAATTGGAGGAACTTGTAAAGATTTGTCGGGACAATGGAGCACTTGGTGCAAGACTTACAGGTGCTGGATGGGGTGGCTGTGCAGTTGCTTTAGTTAAAGAAAGCCTTGTCCCTCAGTTCATTCTTAATTTAAAG GAAAAATTCTACCACTTGAGGATCGACAGGGGTGTCATTAACAAGAATGACCTTGGCCTTTATGTATTTGCATCAAAGCCATCGAGTGGTGCAGCAGTATTGAAGTTTTAG
- the LOC103721023 gene encoding uncharacterized protein LOC103721023 isoform X1, whose protein sequence is MDSENLKDVIDLETGTSRTSSAQEGSDNSFSSGNAKKLLTRVWSGLGGLMMGEEAVNLGNVFSCSIDGCYENGEILAKERFDREDNVGPFKKIVETDRPRRKASKRPPKPPRPPKSLSLNAFDQKLVNEISELAMLRQARIERMKMLKKKRNTKAASSNTNLCAMVITILFFLIIIWKGILAVYVYGEAGRCVIVAGFGRVKRIDISILKRNKTRYHVPVKCTRCPFFFFSFVASYVWKVVTSELFIVIDRLRDLPIELEVIL, encoded by the exons ATGgattcagaaaatttaaaagatgTCATTGATCTTGAGACTGGCACAAGTAGGACAAGCAGTGCACAAGAAGGATCTGACAACAGTTTCAGTAGTGGGAATGCAAAGAAGTTGTTGACTAGAGTCTGGAGTGGCCTTGGTGGATTGATGATGGGTGAAGAAGCTGTTAACTTGGGTAATGTTTTCTCCTGTTCTATTGATGGTTGTTATGAGAACGGAGAAATTTTAGCAAAAGAGAGGTTTGACAGAGAGGACAATGTGGGTCCTTTTAAGAAGATAGTAGAAACTGATAGGCCAAGAAGGAAGGCTTCCAAAAGGCCTCCAAAACCACCCCGGCCTCCCAAGTCTCTGTCACTGAATGCTTTTGACCAGAAGTTAGTCAACGAGATATCTGAGCTTGCCATGTTGAGGCAGGCAAGAATTGAACGAATGAAGATgctaaagaagaaaaggaacacCAAGGCAGCATCTTCGAACACCAACTTGTGTGCCATGGTTATCACCattctcttcttcctcatcaTTATATGGAAAG GTATATTGGCTGTGTATGTCTATGGAGAAGCAGGCAGATGTGTAATTGTAGCAGGATTTGGGAGAGTGAAAAGGATTGATATCTCCAtcttgaaaagaaataaaacaagGTACCATGTTCCGGTAAAATGTACTCgctgccctttttttttcttttcttttgtagcAAGCTATGTTTGGAAGGTTGTGACCTCGGAGCTTTTTATTGTTATTGATAGATTAAGAGACTTGCCAATAGAGCTAGAAGTAATTCTCTAG